Proteins from a genomic interval of Lactococcus protaetiae:
- the recJ gene encoding single-stranded-DNA-specific exonuclease RecJ: protein MIQSKYTWKITETVLPEEFKKLTKKYKLDELTSSILYSRGIRNADTIENFLRPSLEELHDPFLLHDMKKATDRILSAVENGENILIYGDYDADGMTASSVMKTALDELGAEVQVYLPNRFTDGYGPNLDVYQYFINNESIDLIITVDNGVAGFDAIEWAQNHGVDVIVTDHHSMPEVLPNACAIVHPEHPDSVYPFKYLAGVGVAFKVACALLEYIPSEMLDLVAIGTIADMVSLTDENRILVAHGLKELARTERAGLQELMKIAGCDFGKITEETVGFQIAPRLNALGRLDDPNPAIELLTGWDEEAVTSIAQMIDEKNNERKSIVDKIYQEASEMLTDEPVQILYHENWHKGVLGIVAGRLLEKIHKPIIMLAQEEGILRGSARSIDAFNIFKALDPHRELFIAFGGHKQAAGMTLSIENVEKLKQVMIDFIMDNNIDMSGKTVLELAGTCELDSISLSTINNLEAFAPFGMDNPKPRFLVENYKVAQSRSMGKDNSHLKLKIEQNKAQIDAVYFGHGAEELEFEQAETKLAVTLSSNSWNGNTTVQLMIEDAQVVGIELLDIRSKQINFPENTKIFAKNELKHGIMEDVLVVDEVPSSHTGLSALTEALSAENKLIYFKNKIDKSYYLTGSGTREQFAKLYKAIYQFPEFDVRYKLRNLADYLKIPELLLVKMIQIFEELGFVKIDNGLMTVEKNAQKREISESKIYQELQETVKWQELFALAPVKEIYQKLTEK from the coding sequence ATGATTCAATCAAAATATACATGGAAAATCACTGAAACAGTGCTTCCAGAAGAATTTAAAAAATTAACAAAAAAATATAAATTAGATGAGCTAACAAGTAGTATTCTCTACAGTAGGGGCATTCGGAATGCTGATACAATAGAGAATTTTTTGCGTCCAAGTTTGGAAGAACTTCATGACCCATTTTTACTTCATGACATGAAAAAAGCTACTGACAGAATTCTGTCAGCAGTAGAAAATGGTGAAAATATCCTGATTTATGGGGATTACGATGCTGATGGAATGACAGCAAGTTCAGTTATGAAAACAGCGCTCGATGAGCTGGGCGCAGAGGTTCAAGTTTATCTGCCCAATCGTTTTACAGACGGCTATGGTCCCAATCTTGATGTTTATCAATACTTTATCAACAATGAATCTATTGATTTGATTATTACTGTGGATAATGGTGTTGCAGGTTTTGATGCGATTGAATGGGCTCAAAATCACGGTGTTGACGTGATTGTCACAGATCATCATAGCATGCCAGAAGTTTTGCCAAATGCTTGTGCGATTGTCCATCCAGAGCATCCTGATAGTGTCTATCCATTCAAGTATCTAGCAGGGGTTGGGGTTGCTTTCAAAGTTGCCTGTGCTCTTTTGGAATATATTCCAAGCGAAATGTTAGATTTAGTTGCTATTGGTACAATTGCTGATATGGTCAGTTTAACTGATGAAAATCGGATTTTGGTTGCACATGGTCTAAAAGAACTTGCAAGGACTGAACGCGCAGGTTTGCAAGAACTGATGAAGATTGCTGGCTGTGATTTTGGAAAAATTACTGAGGAAACTGTCGGTTTCCAAATTGCACCGCGCCTTAATGCGCTTGGACGCTTAGATGACCCTAATCCCGCTATTGAACTACTCACTGGCTGGGATGAAGAGGCTGTGACATCTATTGCGCAGATGATTGATGAAAAAAATAATGAGCGTAAATCAATTGTGGATAAAATCTATCAGGAAGCATCAGAAATGTTGACTGATGAACCTGTTCAAATTCTCTATCATGAAAATTGGCATAAGGGTGTTCTCGGTATTGTCGCGGGCAGACTTTTGGAGAAAATCCATAAGCCCATCATTATGTTAGCGCAAGAAGAGGGGATTTTACGTGGCTCTGCACGCTCAATTGATGCCTTCAATATTTTTAAAGCACTTGATCCACATCGGGAGTTATTTATCGCTTTTGGTGGACATAAACAAGCGGCTGGCATGACGCTCTCTATCGAAAATGTTGAGAAGCTTAAGCAAGTAATGATTGACTTTATCATGGACAACAACATTGATATGTCTGGAAAAACGGTGCTTGAACTTGCGGGAACTTGTGAATTAGACAGTATTTCATTGAGTACCATAAATAATTTGGAGGCATTTGCTCCATTTGGTATGGATAACCCTAAACCTCGATTCCTTGTGGAAAATTATAAAGTAGCGCAAAGTCGTAGCATGGGTAAAGATAACAGTCATCTTAAACTTAAAATCGAGCAAAATAAAGCACAAATTGATGCAGTTTACTTTGGACATGGTGCAGAAGAATTAGAATTTGAGCAAGCTGAAACAAAACTAGCCGTGACGCTATCAAGTAATAGTTGGAATGGAAATACTACAGTACAACTCATGATCGAAGATGCTCAAGTTGTTGGAATAGAGCTTCTTGACATTCGGAGTAAACAAATTAATTTTCCGGAAAACACAAAAATTTTTGCAAAAAATGAGTTAAAACATGGTATAATGGAAGACGTGCTTGTTGTAGACGAGGTTCCAAGCTCTCACACAGGTCTGTCAGCACTGACGGAAGCCTTGTCAGCAGAAAACAAGTTGATTTATTTCAAAAACAAGATCGATAAAAGTTACTATCTCACTGGGAGTGGAACGCGCGAGCAATTTGCAAAGTTGTATAAAGCAATTTATCAGTTTCCCGAATTCGATGTACGATATAAGCTACGAAACTTAGCTGACTATTTGAAAATTCCAGAGCTTTTACTAGTTAAGATGATTCAAATTTTCGAGGAGCTTGGTTTTGTCAAAATTGACAACGGCTTAATGACTGTGGAAAAGAACGCGCAAAAACGTGAAATTTCCGAAAGTAAGATTTATCAAGAACTTCAGGAAACAGTTAAGTGGCAAGAGCTTTTTGCGCTCGCGCCAGTCAAAGAAATTTATCAAAAACTAACAGAAAAATAA
- the hpf gene encoding ribosome hibernation-promoting factor, HPF/YfiA family: protein MIKFNIRGENVEVTDAIRAYVEDKIGKLNKYFNDGHEVTAYVNLKVYTEKRAKVEVTLPAKNVTLRAEDTSQDMYASIDLVEEKLERQIRKYKTRMNRKPRNAKPTGQVFADEFAPLDQADEVKDDSISIVRTKHVALKPMDAEEAALQMDMLGHDFYVFTDADTNGTHVVYRRTDGRFGLIETE, encoded by the coding sequence ATGATCAAATTTAATATCCGTGGCGAAAACGTCGAAGTTACCGATGCAATCCGCGCTTATGTTGAAGATAAAATTGGAAAACTCAACAAATACTTCAACGATGGTCATGAAGTGACAGCCTATGTAAATCTGAAAGTTTACACTGAAAAACGCGCTAAAGTTGAAGTGACACTTCCTGCTAAGAATGTAACATTACGTGCAGAAGATACATCACAAGATATGTATGCATCAATTGACCTTGTTGAAGAAAAACTTGAACGTCAAATTCGTAAATACAAGACTCGAATGAATCGCAAACCTCGCAATGCTAAACCAACAGGACAAGTTTTTGCAGATGAGTTTGCTCCACTTGATCAAGCAGATGAGGTAAAAGATGACAGCATCAGCATTGTTCGTACAAAACATGTTGCTTTGAAACCAATGGATGCTGAAGAAGCAGCATTGCAAATGGATATGTTGGGTCATGATTTCTATGTATTTACTGATGCAGACACTAATGGAACTCATGTCGTTTATCGTCGTACTGATGGTCGCTTTGGCTTAATCGAAACAGAATAA
- the greA gene encoding transcription elongation factor GreA, with amino-acid sequence MEKTFPMTQEGLDKLKAELENLKLVKRPEVIDRIKVARSYGDLSENSEYEAAKDEQAFIEGRISTVETMIRYAEIVDNAKIAKDEVALGKRVTFVEEGETDEESYQIVGTAEADPFTGKISNESPIARVLIGKKVGDTVNVPLPVGEMTVKIVSVD; translated from the coding sequence ATGGAAAAAACATTCCCAATGACCCAAGAAGGTCTTGATAAATTAAAAGCTGAACTTGAAAATCTTAAGCTCGTAAAACGCCCAGAAGTGATTGACCGTATCAAGGTAGCACGTAGTTATGGTGACCTTTCTGAAAACTCAGAATATGAAGCTGCAAAAGATGAACAAGCTTTCATAGAAGGACGTATTTCGACAGTTGAAACAATGATTCGTTATGCGGAAATTGTAGACAATGCTAAAATAGCTAAAGACGAAGTGGCACTAGGTAAAAGAGTAACTTTTGTCGAAGAAGGTGAAACCGACGAAGAATCTTATCAAATCGTAGGTACTGCTGAAGCAGACCCATTTACTGGTAAAATTTCAAATGAATCACCTATTGCACGTGTCCTTATTGGTAAAAAAGTGGGAGACACAGTCAATGTTCCTTTACCTGTTGGTGAGATGACCGTAAAAATTGTCAGCGTTGATTGA
- a CDS encoding CtsR family transcriptional regulator, producing the protein MSTQNTSDIIEAYLRRLLEEAQEIEIKRADLANQFDVVPSQINYVIKTRFTASKGFDVESKRGGGGYIKIVKYHYSARHEFLTALYQKIPSNLSVKAAHDVIQHLFDEKVLTEREGNLLLLVITDGNISPFTRGTMMKSIINRLDRDDEI; encoded by the coding sequence ATGTCTACTCAAAATACATCGGATATCATTGAAGCCTATCTCAGACGGTTACTTGAAGAAGCACAGGAAATAGAAATAAAGCGCGCTGATTTAGCAAATCAGTTTGATGTTGTTCCTAGCCAGATAAATTATGTCATTAAGACACGATTTACAGCGTCAAAAGGTTTTGATGTTGAGTCAAAACGTGGTGGTGGAGGCTACATCAAAATTGTAAAATATCACTATTCGGCACGACATGAATTTTTGACAGCACTCTATCAGAAGATTCCATCCAATCTGTCAGTAAAGGCGGCTCACGATGTCATTCAGCATCTTTTTGATGAAAAGGTACTGACAGAACGAGAAGGGAACTTACTATTACTTGTCATTACTGACGGAAATATCAGTCCATTCACGCGTGGAACGATGATGAAAAGTATAATAAACAGATTGGACCGTGATGATGAAATTTGA
- a CDS encoding adenine phosphoribosyltransferase, whose protein sequence is MELKDYIATIENYPKEGIVFRDISPLMADGNAYNYAATEIVQYARDKEIDMVVGPEARGFIIGCPVAFALGVGFAPVRKPGKLPREVVSATYEKEYGTDTLTMHADSIKPGQRVLIVDDLLATGGTIGATIELVEKMGGVVVGCAFLIELDELKGREKIGDYDYKVLMHY, encoded by the coding sequence ATGGAATTAAAAGATTATATTGCAACAATTGAAAATTATCCAAAAGAAGGCATTGTCTTTCGTGATATCAGTCCACTGATGGCTGACGGAAATGCCTATAATTACGCAGCGACTGAGATTGTTCAGTATGCGCGTGATAAGGAAATTGATATGGTTGTGGGACCAGAAGCACGTGGTTTCATTATTGGTTGCCCAGTTGCGTTTGCGCTTGGTGTTGGTTTTGCACCAGTTCGTAAACCTGGAAAATTACCTCGCGAAGTCGTTTCAGCCACTTATGAAAAAGAGTACGGCACTGACACATTGACCATGCATGCTGACAGTATCAAACCAGGTCAACGTGTTCTGATTGTTGATGACCTGCTTGCGACAGGTGGAACAATCGGTGCAACGATTGAACTCGTTGAAAAAATGGGTGGTGTTGTCGTTGGTTGTGCCTTTCTCATTGAGCTTGATGAACTCAAAGGGCGTGAAAAAATTGGAGATTACGATTATAAAGTGCTGATGCATTACTAG
- the mltG gene encoding endolytic transglycosylase MltG: MVDKDTTEFSRESFKEKILRQLEENATQQSREELGSNESYFERPKSDFRTLNPKESSSTFEKRKVEFEPYNLPAFDFPKDDDDWEEESGEKTTVSQETGSLREKLEALALEETQEQSDYSQFSRSQNRYQKESDEEEVISKPKQTNRPPKRKPSKKKKRGVKKKKKVTAGRIIAVIVLLLILAAAGTGWYGYNFIKAGVQPLDSKNHVVKAVNIPEGASSKQIGDILQKQSIIKNGMIFQYYTKFKNYTDFKSGYYNLSPDMELSAIASKLEEGGTPKPVAPTLGKVTIPEGYTLEQISKGITVNADSKDGKTPFSTADFMKTVQDPAFIAKMVKAYPKLFASLPDKSSGVKYQLEGYLFPATYEYTKSSTVETMIESMISAMNTQLTPYYGTIATQGMTVNETLSLAALVEKEANNDDDRRQVAGTFYNRMNQGMTLDSNSSVLYAEGQLGAKTTLKQDATIDTNLDSPFNLYANQGTGPGPIDSPSLSSIKAVLQPAQNDYLYFVADVTTGKVYFAKTLEEQNANVQTYVNDKLK, encoded by the coding sequence TTGGTGGATAAAGACACAACAGAATTTTCTCGAGAGAGTTTTAAAGAAAAAATCTTGCGCCAGCTTGAAGAAAATGCAACACAGCAATCTCGTGAAGAGCTTGGCTCTAATGAGAGTTATTTTGAGCGTCCAAAATCAGATTTTAGAACATTAAATCCAAAAGAATCATCTTCTACATTTGAAAAGAGAAAGGTTGAGTTTGAACCTTATAACTTACCTGCTTTTGATTTCCCTAAGGATGATGACGACTGGGAAGAAGAATCTGGAGAAAAGACAACAGTTTCTCAGGAAACGGGTTCTTTACGTGAGAAATTAGAAGCGCTTGCTTTGGAAGAAACCCAAGAGCAATCAGATTACTCACAGTTTTCTAGAAGTCAAAATCGATATCAAAAGGAATCTGATGAGGAGGAAGTTATTTCAAAACCGAAACAAACAAATCGACCACCGAAGCGCAAACCTTCCAAGAAGAAAAAACGTGGTGTTAAAAAGAAGAAAAAAGTAACCGCAGGGCGAATCATCGCTGTGATTGTTTTACTTTTGATTTTAGCTGCTGCAGGGACGGGTTGGTATGGTTATAACTTTATTAAAGCAGGTGTGCAGCCTCTAGACAGTAAAAATCATGTGGTGAAGGCTGTCAATATTCCAGAAGGCGCAAGTAGTAAACAAATTGGTGATATCTTGCAAAAGCAATCCATCATAAAAAATGGAATGATTTTTCAATACTATACCAAATTTAAAAACTATACAGACTTCAAGAGCGGTTACTACAATCTTTCGCCAGATATGGAGTTATCTGCTATTGCTTCAAAATTAGAAGAGGGAGGCACACCGAAACCGGTTGCCCCAACGCTAGGAAAAGTGACTATTCCAGAGGGATATACCCTAGAGCAGATTTCTAAAGGAATCACAGTTAATGCTGATTCCAAAGATGGTAAGACCCCATTTTCGACAGCTGATTTCATGAAGACCGTACAAGACCCTGCTTTTATTGCAAAAATGGTCAAGGCGTATCCAAAACTCTTTGCCAGCTTGCCAGATAAAAGTTCGGGAGTGAAATATCAACTTGAGGGCTATTTATTCCCTGCAACGTATGAATATACAAAATCTTCAACAGTTGAAACAATGATTGAAAGTATGATTTCGGCGATGAATACGCAGTTGACACCTTATTATGGCACGATTGCTACGCAAGGAATGACGGTCAATGAAACTTTGAGTTTAGCGGCTTTGGTTGAAAAAGAAGCGAACAATGATGATGACCGTAGGCAAGTTGCTGGTACATTCTATAATCGAATGAATCAGGGAATGACTTTAGATTCTAACTCTTCGGTTCTTTATGCTGAGGGACAGCTAGGAGCTAAAACAACATTGAAGCAAGATGCAACGATTGATACCAATCTTGATTCCCCATTTAATTTATATGCGAATCAAGGAACGGGACCTGGTCCAATTGATAGTCCAAGTCTATCCTCAATCAAAGCAGTACTTCAACCTGCTCAAAATGATTATCTTTATTTTGTTGCTGATGTGACAACTGGCAAAGTCTATTTTGCTAAAACATTAGAAGAACAAAATGCAAATGTTCAAACTTATGTTAATGATAAATTGAAATAA
- a CDS encoding SDR family NAD(P)-dependent oxidoreductase — translation MARNILITGATGDIAQEIVKLLAQEQLILVSRSLSALTELYGHLANVTLLTNEQVLADGISVSVDILINNAGFGVFKLLSELTDAEVTEQFVINTLFPIQLIRQVNPKLQIVNIASSAGKLPTAKSSIYAASKAALIVVSDVLRMERPELIVTTVNTGPVKTKFHKNNKAYLEKVGKNTISAEKVAHKIVRNLGKTKREINLPWRLTAVSKFRALFPALTDFLSVKFFDFK, via the coding sequence TTGGCTAGAAACATATTGATTACTGGGGCGACAGGTGATATTGCGCAAGAAATCGTCAAGCTTTTAGCGCAGGAACAGTTGATTCTGGTTTCTAGGAGTCTGTCAGCACTGACAGAACTTTATGGACATTTGGCGAATGTAACTTTGTTGACAAATGAGCAAGTGCTTGCTGACGGAATTTCTGTCAGTGTTGATATCTTGATTAATAATGCAGGATTTGGTGTTTTTAAGCTTCTTTCAGAGCTGACAGATGCAGAGGTTACAGAACAATTTGTAATTAACACATTGTTTCCGATTCAGCTGATTCGGCAAGTGAATCCTAAGCTTCAAATTGTCAATATTGCTTCAAGTGCAGGTAAACTTCCGACTGCCAAATCAAGTATTTATGCAGCTTCAAAAGCAGCGTTGATTGTGGTGTCAGATGTTTTGAGGATGGAAAGACCAGAACTTATTGTGACAACGGTCAATACTGGACCTGTTAAAACAAAATTTCACAAGAATAATAAAGCTTATCTTGAAAAAGTGGGGAAAAATACGATTTCTGCTGAAAAAGTTGCTCACAAGATTGTGAGAAATCTTGGTAAAACTAAGCGAGAAATTAACTTACCTTGGCGATTAACGGCTGTCAGTAAGTTTAGAGCTTTATTTCCCGCACTGACAGATTTTCTGTCAGTAAAATTTTTTGATTTTAAATGA
- the rpoE gene encoding DNA-directed RNA polymerase subunit delta, producing MKITALEGQQISELSMIEVAHALLEQNGKEMPFAEIVKTIQAYLGKSDDEIKASISRFYTEINTDGSFIPLGNNIWALRSWYAIDEIDEEVIALDEIEDDEEEKPVKKRSKVNVFGIEDEIDPEDEEGNKETDDDMSYDAEAEDEDKDDVAAYDAELAEVELDNVDEDVELDVDDDDDDSDDTEED from the coding sequence TTGAAGATTACAGCCTTAGAAGGACAACAAATATCAGAACTTTCAATGATTGAAGTCGCTCATGCACTTTTGGAGCAGAATGGTAAAGAAATGCCATTTGCCGAGATTGTAAAGACAATTCAAGCCTATTTGGGAAAGTCAGACGACGAAATCAAAGCTAGTATTTCACGTTTTTACACAGAAATTAATACAGATGGAAGCTTCATTCCACTGGGAAATAACATTTGGGCACTTCGTTCTTGGTATGCGATTGATGAAATTGATGAAGAAGTCATTGCTCTTGATGAAATCGAAGATGACGAAGAAGAAAAACCAGTGAAAAAACGCAGCAAAGTCAACGTCTTTGGTATTGAAGATGAGATTGACCCAGAAGATGAAGAAGGCAACAAAGAAACAGACGATGATATGTCTTACGATGCTGAAGCCGAAGATGAAGACAAAGATGATGTCGCTGCTTATGATGCCGAACTTGCTGAAGTTGAACTTGATAATGTAGATGAAGATGTCGAACTCGATGTTGATGATGATGACGACGACTCAGACGATACTGAAGAAGACTAA
- a CDS encoding ATP-dependent Clp protease ATP-binding subunit, producing the protein MKFENIEYTTTVEQILDKAAEYAYYYQYGAIESAHILAAMTTTAGSIAFSVLAGMKVDSSDLLIDVEDLSSHVVVKRENLRFSPRAEEIIQLAGLLAIHNGAKVVGTEHLLYALLQVEDGFALQLLKLQKVNIVSVRKELEKRTGLKIPEARKTVTPMSKRNLAKRVSATTTTPTLDSVSSDLTESAREGKLDPMIGREAEVERLIHILSRRTKNNPVLVGEPGVGKSAIIEGLAQRIVAGDVPVGLMNSRIMALNMATVVAGTKFRGEFEDRLTAIVEEVSSDPDVIIFIDELHTIIGAGGGMDSVNDAANILKPALARGDFQMIGATTYHEYQKYIEKDEALERRLARINVEEPTVDEAIAILQGLKEKFEDYHKVAFTDEAIKSAVTLSVRYMTNRKLPDKAIDLLDEAAASVKISVKNQQTKRLELEKELTEAKKELADSVIQLDVKSSREKEKVVQKIADKINKFSVSTDKKQEVTDKAVIAVASTLTGVPITQMTKSESERLIKLEQELHKRVVGQEEAISAVSRAIRRARSGVSDSRRPMGSFMFLGPTGVGKTELAKALADSVFGSEDSMIRVDMSEYMEKHSTSRLIGAPPGYVGYDEGGQLTERVRNKPYSVILLDEVEKAHPDVFNIMLQILDDGFVTDTKGRKVDFRNTIIIMTSNLGATALRDDKTVGFGAKDISADYKAMKARILEELKRHYRPEFLNRIDETIVFHSLATHEIEQIVKIMSKSLIKRLSEQKVHIKLTSAAAKLIAEVGFDPEYGARPLRKALQREVEDVLSEQLLTGEIKAGDSISIGAANKKIKITHII; encoded by the coding sequence ATGAAATTTGAAAATATAGAATACACAACTACAGTAGAGCAAATCCTTGATAAGGCGGCAGAATATGCCTACTATTATCAGTATGGTGCAATTGAAAGTGCTCATATTTTAGCAGCAATGACAACTACTGCTGGCTCAATTGCTTTTAGCGTACTTGCCGGAATGAAAGTTGATTCCTCAGATTTATTGATTGATGTGGAAGATTTATCCAGCCATGTTGTTGTTAAACGTGAAAATCTAAGATTTTCTCCTAGAGCAGAAGAAATCATTCAATTGGCGGGACTTTTAGCGATACACAATGGAGCTAAGGTTGTAGGCACAGAACATCTTCTTTATGCTCTTTTACAAGTTGAAGATGGTTTTGCATTGCAACTGTTGAAATTGCAAAAAGTGAATATCGTTTCTGTCCGAAAAGAGCTAGAAAAACGAACGGGTCTAAAGATACCTGAAGCTAGAAAAACAGTCACACCAATGTCTAAAAGAAACCTTGCTAAACGAGTTTCAGCAACAACCACAACGCCAACTCTGGACTCAGTTTCTTCTGATTTGACAGAATCTGCACGTGAAGGAAAGCTTGATCCAATGATTGGTCGTGAGGCTGAAGTTGAACGTTTGATTCATATATTAAGCCGACGAACGAAAAATAATCCTGTGCTTGTTGGAGAACCTGGTGTAGGTAAATCAGCGATTATTGAAGGTTTGGCTCAACGTATTGTGGCAGGAGATGTTCCTGTTGGTCTGATGAATAGTCGAATCATGGCATTAAATATGGCGACTGTTGTTGCTGGTACAAAATTTCGAGGAGAATTTGAGGACCGCTTGACAGCAATCGTAGAAGAAGTAAGTAGTGACCCAGATGTCATTATTTTCATTGACGAACTTCATACGATTATCGGTGCAGGTGGTGGCATGGATTCGGTCAATGATGCTGCAAATATTTTGAAACCAGCACTTGCGCGAGGTGATTTTCAAATGATAGGAGCAACAACTTATCATGAATATCAAAAATATATTGAAAAAGATGAGGCATTGGAGCGACGCCTTGCTAGGATAAATGTTGAAGAACCAACAGTTGACGAAGCTATTGCCATTCTTCAAGGCTTGAAAGAAAAATTTGAAGATTACCATAAGGTTGCCTTTACTGACGAAGCCATCAAAAGTGCTGTGACTTTGAGCGTTCGTTATATGACAAATCGAAAATTACCTGATAAAGCTATTGACTTACTCGATGAAGCAGCAGCATCAGTAAAAATTTCTGTAAAAAACCAACAAACAAAACGATTAGAACTCGAAAAAGAACTGACAGAAGCCAAAAAAGAATTAGCAGACTCAGTCATTCAACTTGATGTGAAATCATCACGAGAAAAAGAAAAAGTTGTTCAAAAGATTGCTGATAAGATTAATAAATTTTCTGTCAGCACTGACAAAAAACAAGAAGTCACTGACAAAGCTGTCATTGCTGTTGCATCAACGCTGACAGGAGTTCCAATCACTCAAATGACAAAATCTGAAAGTGAACGCCTGATTAAACTTGAGCAAGAACTTCATAAACGAGTTGTTGGACAAGAAGAAGCGATTTCAGCAGTATCACGAGCCATTAGACGAGCGAGATCGGGTGTCTCAGACAGCCGAAGACCAATGGGTTCCTTTATGTTTCTCGGCCCAACAGGTGTTGGTAAGACAGAACTTGCAAAAGCGTTAGCTGACAGTGTCTTTGGAAGTGAGGATAGCATGATTCGCGTGGATATGAGCGAATACATGGAAAAACATTCAACTTCTCGTTTGATTGGAGCACCTCCAGGATATGTTGGATATGATGAAGGTGGGCAACTAACAGAGCGTGTCCGTAATAAACCATACTCTGTGATTTTACTTGATGAGGTTGAAAAAGCCCATCCAGATGTCTTCAATATCATGCTACAAATTCTTGATGATGGATTTGTCACAGATACAAAAGGAAGAAAAGTTGATTTTAGAAATACAATTATCATCATGACTTCAAACCTTGGAGCGACAGCATTACGTGACGATAAAACCGTTGGATTTGGAGCGAAAGATATCTCCGCTGATTATAAAGCAATGAAAGCACGGATTCTTGAAGAATTGAAACGTCACTATCGTCCGGAATTTCTCAATCGAATTGATGAAACAATCGTCTTCCACTCACTTGCTACCCATGAAATTGAACAGATCGTAAAAATTATGAGTAAATCTCTCATCAAACGACTGTCAGAGCAAAAAGTTCACATTAAACTCACATCAGCAGCAGCAAAACTGATTGCAGAAGTTGGCTTTGACCCTGAATATGGGGCTCGTCCGTTGCGTAAAGCGCTCCAACGTGAGGTAGAAGATGTTTTGAGCGAACAACTCCTGACAGGAGAAATTAAGGCTGGTGATAGTATTTCTATCGGTGCAGCTAATAAAAAGATTAAAATCACTCATATTATTTGA
- a CDS encoding SPFH domain-containing protein, whose product MFIIPLIILAVILLILILSLSTLVFVVKQQTVAIVERFGKYQFTAGPGFHLKLPWGIDRIAARIQLRLLQNEMTVETKTSDNVFVTMNIATQYRVNENSIKDAYYKLMNPGEQIKSYIEDALRSAVPKLTLDELFEKKDEIALEVQHQVAEEMETYGYIIVKTLITRVEPDLEVKQSMNEINAAQRKRDAAQMLANADKIKIVTAAEADAEKDRLRGVGIAGQRKAIIDGLAQQIAELKKTGVNLSEEQIMSVLLVNQYLDTLNQFAEHGNSSIFLPAGGEGAEDLRTQIMSALKAK is encoded by the coding sequence ATGTTTATTATTCCGCTGATTATTTTAGCAGTTATTTTGTTGATTTTGATTCTAAGTTTGAGCACATTGGTTTTTGTGGTAAAACAACAAACAGTTGCTATTGTGGAACGTTTTGGGAAATATCAATTTACAGCTGGACCTGGTTTTCACTTGAAATTGCCTTGGGGAATTGACCGTATTGCAGCTAGAATTCAGCTCCGTCTCTTGCAAAATGAAATGACTGTTGAAACAAAAACAAGTGATAATGTTTTTGTTACGATGAACATTGCAACGCAGTATCGTGTAAATGAAAATAGCATCAAGGATGCTTACTATAAACTTATGAATCCTGGAGAACAAATCAAGTCTTACATTGAAGATGCTCTCCGTTCTGCTGTGCCAAAGCTGACTTTGGATGAACTTTTTGAGAAAAAAGATGAGATAGCACTTGAAGTACAGCATCAAGTAGCGGAAGAAATGGAAACCTATGGCTATATTATTGTTAAAACATTGATTACGAGAGTTGAGCCTGACCTAGAAGTTAAGCAATCTATGAACGAAATTAATGCGGCCCAACGGAAACGTGATGCAGCTCAAATGCTTGCTAACGCTGATAAAATCAAGATTGTCACGGCAGCCGAAGCGGATGCAGAAAAAGATCGTTTACGTGGGGTAGGTATTGCGGGACAACGTAAAGCAATCATCGATGGCTTGGCACAACAAATTGCTGAATTGAAAAAAACAGGAGTGAATTTGTCAGAAGAACAAATCATGTCTGTTTTGCTAGTCAATCAATATCTTGATACTCTGAATCAATTTGCTGAACATGGCAACTCAAGCATTTTCTTACCTGCTGGTGGTGAAGGAGCTGAGGATTTACGCACACAAATCATGTCTGCATTGAAAGCAAAATAA